One part of the Treponema peruense genome encodes these proteins:
- a CDS encoding glycoside hydrolase family 5 protein, with protein sequence MKISALFAAAFLLVSCASQPVVLSDFTAQKAKAVVPSGAIPSSQKMEFVQSLGAGINIGNTLDVITDRDGPGTDETGWGNPRISREYIHALASYGYKTVRLPVTWTEHTGPSPDYIIEEKWLSRVQEVVNWCLEENLNVIVNMHHDGGTSKTSWILSAATDFDYVNTRLAVTWKQVALRFKDYPQSLVFEAMNEVGFDSNWEKRYEILNGLNQTFVDTVRQTGGANSERYLMASGYWTDIERSCDSQFKMPKDIADKIILSVHYYTPSAFCISMDSSSDWYSYTWGTKKDYSELKGKFDLLYDNFISKGIPVVVGEYGCVRGKDEQSRLAWLSSVAIVCKNYGCTPVLWDTGHEISRYNPFAMTEVLSIANTLSGISAE encoded by the coding sequence ATGAAAATATCTGCATTATTTGCTGCGGCGTTTCTGTTGGTTTCATGCGCGTCACAGCCTGTTGTACTTTCAGATTTTACTGCTCAGAAAGCAAAAGCCGTTGTTCCTTCCGGGGCAATTCCTTCTTCGCAAAAGATGGAATTTGTACAATCCCTTGGAGCCGGAATCAACATAGGCAATACGCTTGATGTAATTACTGACCGCGACGGACCGGGAACAGATGAAACCGGCTGGGGTAATCCAAGAATAAGCAGAGAATACATTCATGCCCTTGCGTCATACGGTTACAAAACTGTGCGCCTTCCCGTTACCTGGACAGAACATACAGGTCCTTCTCCAGATTATATTATAGAAGAAAAATGGCTTTCGCGTGTTCAGGAAGTTGTGAACTGGTGTCTTGAAGAAAATCTGAATGTCATTGTAAATATGCACCATGACGGCGGAACAAGCAAAACCAGCTGGATTCTTTCTGCTGCCACCGACTTCGATTATGTAAATACACGTCTTGCCGTTACCTGGAAGCAGGTCGCACTTCGGTTCAAAGATTATCCACAGTCCCTTGTTTTTGAAGCAATGAATGAAGTAGGGTTTGATTCAAACTGGGAAAAGCGCTATGAAATTCTTAACGGACTCAACCAGACTTTTGTTGACACGGTAAGACAGACCGGCGGGGCAAACAGCGAAAGGTATCTTATGGCTTCGGGTTACTGGACAGATATAGAAAGAAGCTGCGACAGTCAGTTTAAAATGCCAAAGGACATCGCAGACAAAATAATTCTTTCTGTCCACTATTACACACCGAGTGCATTCTGCATTTCAATGGATTCTTCAAGTGACTGGTATTCGTATACGTGGGGAACAAAAAAAGATTATTCCGAACTTAAAGGAAAGTTTGACCTTCTTTACGATAATTTTATTTCAAAAGGAATTCCTGTTGTTGTAGGCGAATACGGATGTGTACGCGGTAAAGACGAACAGAGCCGTCTTGCCTGGCTTTCTTCTGTTGCAATTGTGTGCAAAAATTACGGTTGTACTCCGGTTCTGTGGGATACAGGACACGAAATAAGCCGTTACAATCCGTTTGCAATGACAGAAGTTTTAAGTATTGCAAACACTCTTTCGGGAATTAGTGCTGAATAA
- a CDS encoding CDP-glycerol glycerophosphotransferase family protein codes for MNTLLLYIDPGTGSMLFSLFIGLATTAVFAGRALILKLKFLFSGGKLKEDNSIVPYAVYSDHKRYWNIFKPVCDEFEKRKTGLLYLTQSKDDPVFGCDYKFVKPEFIGEGNKGFARLNMLKANILLSTTPGLDVLQWKRSRNVKWYVHIPHTVDELAGYRMFALDFYDAVLATGTNQKDTIRSLEKARNESPKEITVCGCVHFDSMKERVLKSAVDKKTETTVLVAPSWGKSSLLNLYGTDLLDSLSSSGFNIIIRPHPQSYTAEPKLLQNLKAKYADNTRIVWNNDNDNFECLQNADIMITDFSGIIFDYSMIFDKPLLYTRPQAFDDAPYEQSWLNEERWTFKVLPELGIELKETDFANIKDVILSAIKSTTLERKRNAIRKQCWDNPGNAVTKVFEYLANKQTQIMEETIC; via the coding sequence ATGAATACTTTGCTTTTATACATAGACCCGGGAACAGGCTCAATGCTTTTTTCTCTTTTTATCGGACTTGCAACTACAGCCGTGTTTGCAGGAAGAGCACTGATTCTTAAACTTAAATTCCTTTTCAGTGGCGGAAAACTAAAAGAAGACAACTCAATTGTTCCTTATGCTGTATATTCAGACCACAAACGCTATTGGAATATATTCAAACCGGTTTGCGATGAATTTGAAAAAAGAAAAACCGGACTTTTGTATTTGACACAATCTAAAGATGACCCTGTATTTGGCTGTGACTACAAATTCGTAAAGCCGGAATTTATAGGAGAAGGAAACAAAGGATTTGCAAGACTGAACATGTTAAAAGCAAATATACTTCTTTCAACAACACCCGGTCTTGATGTTCTTCAATGGAAAAGAAGCAGAAACGTAAAATGGTATGTGCACATTCCGCACACTGTTGATGAGCTGGCAGGGTACAGAATGTTTGCTCTTGATTTTTACGATGCAGTTTTGGCTACGGGGACAAATCAAAAAGATACAATCCGCAGTCTTGAAAAAGCAAGAAACGAAAGTCCAAAAGAAATAACAGTCTGCGGGTGCGTTCATTTTGATTCCATGAAAGAAAGGGTACTAAAAAGTGCAGTTGACAAAAAAACAGAAACAACGGTTCTGGTTGCTCCAAGCTGGGGAAAATCTTCCCTTCTGAATTTATACGGAACAGATTTACTGGATTCGCTGAGCAGTTCCGGATTCAATATCATAATAAGACCGCATCCGCAGTCATATACGGCAGAACCAAAACTTCTGCAAAACTTAAAAGCAAAATATGCAGATAATACCCGAATAGTCTGGAATAATGACAATGACAATTTTGAATGCCTGCAGAATGCAGATATAATGATTACTGATTTTTCAGGCATTATTTTTGACTACTCAATGATTTTTGACAAACCGCTTTTATACACCAGGCCGCAAGCTTTTGATGACGCCCCCTACGAGCAGTCATGGCTTAACGAAGAAAGATGGACATTCAAAGTATTACCGGAATTGGGAATTGAATTAAAGGAAACAGATTTTGCGAACATAAAAGATGTCATTTTATCTGCAATAAAAAGCACAACACTTGAGCGCAAAAGAAACGCGATAAGAAAACAGTGCTGGGATAACCCGGGAAACGCAGTAACAAAAGTTTTTGAATATCTTGCAAACAAACAAACTCAAATAATGGAGGAAACTATATGTTAA
- a CDS encoding SGNH/GDSL hydrolase family protein, with protein MILEKGSRLVMAGDSVTDCGRNRELPPCFWSTWGDGYVHVVYANLLAFAPQSSIMVINQGVSGNTSEDLNNRWDSDIMSLKPDYVSIMIGINDVWRWFDSALRQEKLVDKDMFRANLRSIMDKTVSHVKKVFLMTPVLFELNETEPMFIKKREFDAVIKEVAQEYNQLFIDCQTPVDRVLKYQHPYMFTMDRVHPNLPGHTLIAESFLNAIELDRSK; from the coding sequence ATGATTTTGGAGAAGGGAAGCCGGCTTGTTATGGCCGGAGATTCTGTAACCGACTGCGGAAGAAACCGTGAACTGCCTCCTTGCTTCTGGAGTACCTGGGGCGACGGTTATGTTCATGTAGTTTATGCAAATCTTTTGGCCTTTGCACCACAAAGCAGCATCATGGTAATAAACCAGGGTGTGAGCGGCAATACATCCGAAGACCTCAACAACAGATGGGACTCAGATATAATGTCGCTCAAGCCAGACTATGTTTCTATTATGATAGGAATTAACGATGTCTGGCGCTGGTTTGACAGTGCACTGCGTCAGGAAAAGCTTGTTGACAAAGACATGTTCCGCGCCAACCTTCGCTCAATTATGGACAAAACAGTTTCGCACGTTAAGAAAGTGTTTCTTATGACACCTGTTCTTTTTGAACTTAACGAAACCGAACCCATGTTCATAAAAAAACGTGAATTCGATGCTGTAATAAAAGAAGTCGCACAGGAGTACAATCAGCTCTTCATTGACTGCCAGACTCCTGTTGACCGCGTACTCAAATACCAGCATCCTTATATGTTCACAATGGACCGCGTTCATCCAAATCTTCCGGGGCACACGCTTATAGCCGAGTCCTTTTTGAACGCAATAGAATTAGACCGGAGTAAATAA
- a CDS encoding YidC/Oxa1 family membrane protein insertase — translation MIFNKGLIMQIGDFLYSVIILPIEAVIEFVFNFSISKMSMLGAGGAIILVSLTVNFLALPLYNIADEIQLKERAAQKRMEKWTSHIKKTFKGDEQYMMLNAYYRINNYSPVYALRSSLSILIEIPFFIAAYNYLSKCDVLLNQSFFILENLGKPDTLIKTENTAIHVLPIIMTVINCVSGFVYSKDAPPREKVQIYVLAAIFLFLLYDSPSGLVFYWILNNLFSLAKNIIQKYVKKPGIIVAACFDIIFAFASLYFMFFKPETGFKKKCVVYLASLVVFVLPFILNSYSKFFEKRKIIFNENKKSYFLAFIFSALGMAILCGLYLTSSMISTSPVEFSFLGNTDPPLSYLTSSFAFALGLFVLWPLAVYLMFNDKVKYALTYIFVWGGVSVLFNSLVFRQNYGTVSIFGELDNSSPLKHLTVIQLAGPALVIVILTAIILLLENKKKLNYIFPAMLSVCLVYTGISCKNIVSINSVYKEASAKKIPAENTADNKQIPTVYSLSKSGKNVFVLFLDRAIGIFTPYIFEEFPELKNTYSGFTFYPNTISFSDSTNKAAPALYGGYEYTPEQMNLRKDELLLEKNNEALLVLPRIFSEAGWQVTDFDPQNPNYSSTDDFSPFEGLHNTKVLSHVSGISEKYISDHPELSEFSNADLRVKKTLPKFALLQMLVPIARNTYYNGAKYFSGEYISLSKDFIKSFSELYYLRQMTDFKAERNTYTIMHNMLTHNPTLLKQPGYMPSKNLSGIPAGSKCTYPYSIHNDYSDIKHYEVNASALLRIADWLNFLKENHCYNNTKIIIVSDHGFRDTIQYLAPGFSRNTDYGCYQPLLMVKDFNAEGEIKTDNTFMTNADTPELTLKNLGLADSNPFTGKKFSSDKTGGFNLYNANMTDRDYDPSIQKKNTKFNLYLERGFHVQDNIFNQKNWIPLDKWFESNPGDKERAALCGVKVNGEK, via the coding sequence TTGATATTTAACAAAGGATTAATCATGCAAATCGGGGATTTTTTATATTCAGTTATCATTCTTCCAATCGAAGCCGTAATTGAATTTGTTTTCAACTTTTCAATAAGTAAGATGTCTATGCTTGGAGCCGGGGGAGCCATTATTCTTGTAAGCCTGACCGTAAACTTTCTTGCCCTTCCCTTGTACAATATAGCAGATGAAATTCAACTAAAAGAAAGAGCCGCCCAAAAAAGAATGGAAAAATGGACAAGCCATATCAAAAAAACATTTAAGGGCGATGAACAGTACATGATGCTCAATGCATATTACAGGATAAACAATTACAGCCCTGTTTATGCTTTGCGCTCTTCACTGTCCATACTTATAGAAATCCCTTTTTTTATAGCAGCCTATAACTATCTGTCAAAATGTGATGTACTGCTGAACCAGTCTTTTTTTATTCTGGAAAACCTTGGAAAACCGGACACTCTGATTAAAACAGAAAATACAGCCATTCATGTTCTCCCCATAATAATGACGGTAATCAACTGTGTTTCAGGATTTGTTTATTCAAAAGATGCTCCTCCAAGAGAAAAAGTCCAGATTTATGTTCTTGCAGCGATTTTTCTATTCCTGCTGTATGATTCGCCCAGCGGACTTGTATTTTACTGGATTCTTAACAATCTGTTCAGCCTTGCAAAAAACATAATACAGAAATACGTTAAAAAGCCGGGTATCATTGTAGCCGCATGCTTTGACATTATCTTTGCGTTTGCCTCCCTGTATTTTATGTTCTTTAAACCCGAAACAGGCTTCAAAAAGAAATGTGTTGTTTATCTGGCAAGCCTTGTGGTTTTTGTACTTCCTTTCATTTTGAATTCCTACAGCAAATTCTTCGAAAAAAGAAAAATAATTTTCAATGAAAACAAAAAATCATACTTTCTTGCGTTTATTTTTTCTGCACTGGGTATGGCTATACTCTGCGGACTTTATCTTACATCAAGTATGATTTCTACCAGTCCTGTAGAATTTTCATTTTTGGGGAACACAGACCCACCTCTTTCATATTTAACATCATCTTTTGCCTTTGCACTGGGTCTTTTTGTATTATGGCCGCTTGCTGTCTATTTAATGTTCAACGATAAAGTTAAATACGCCTTAACCTATATTTTTGTATGGGGGGGGGTATCAGTGCTGTTTAATTCCCTGGTATTCCGCCAAAATTATGGAACAGTCAGCATTTTTGGAGAACTGGACAACTCTTCACCCCTAAAGCATCTGACAGTAATTCAGCTGGCAGGACCTGCTCTTGTAATTGTCATACTTACAGCAATTATTCTGCTGCTTGAGAATAAAAAGAAACTGAATTATATCTTCCCGGCCATGCTGTCTGTCTGCCTGGTTTATACAGGAATTTCATGCAAAAATATTGTTTCAATAAATTCAGTATACAAAGAAGCTTCTGCAAAAAAAATCCCGGCAGAAAACACAGCAGACAATAAACAGATTCCGACAGTCTACAGTCTTTCGAAAAGCGGAAAAAATGTATTTGTACTTTTTTTGGACAGGGCAATAGGAATTTTTACACCATATATATTTGAAGAATTTCCGGAACTAAAAAATACCTATTCAGGATTTACATTTTATCCAAACACAATCTCTTTTTCTGATTCCACAAACAAAGCAGCACCTGCACTTTATGGCGGGTATGAATACACACCGGAACAGATGAATCTTAGAAAAGATGAGCTTTTACTTGAAAAAAATAATGAAGCCCTTCTTGTGCTGCCCAGAATATTTTCAGAGGCAGGATGGCAGGTAACAGACTTTGATCCGCAGAATCCCAATTATTCAAGCACAGATGATTTTTCTCCTTTTGAAGGACTGCACAATACAAAGGTTCTGTCCCATGTAAGTGGAATAAGTGAAAAATATATTTCTGACCACCCAGAACTTTCTGAGTTTTCAAATGCCGACTTAAGGGTAAAGAAAACGCTACCTAAATTTGCGCTTCTTCAGATGCTTGTACCGATTGCAAGAAACACATACTATAACGGCGCAAAATATTTTTCAGGAGAATACATATCACTGTCGAAGGATTTTATAAAAAGTTTCAGCGAACTTTATTACCTTAGGCAAATGACAGATTTTAAGGCAGAGCGCAACACTTATACTATAATGCACAATATGCTCACTCATAACCCCACATTATTGAAACAACCTGGCTACATGCCTTCAAAAAACCTGAGCGGAATTCCCGCAGGTTCAAAATGCACATACCCTTACTCTATTCACAATGATTATTCTGACATAAAACATTATGAAGTAAATGCATCTGCCCTTTTGAGAATTGCAGACTGGTTGAATTTCCTAAAGGAAAATCACTGCTACAACAATACAAAAATAATAATTGTTTCAGACCACGGTTTCAGAGATACAATACAATACCTTGCCCCGGGTTTTTCAAGGAATACAGATTACGGCTGCTACCAGCCTCTCCTGATGGTTAAAGATTTTAATGCTGAAGGAGAAATAAAAACAGACAACACATTTATGACAAATGCAGACACTCCTGAATTGACTCTAAAAAATCTTGGGCTTGCAGATTCTAATCCTTTTACAGGAAAAAAATTTTCTTCAGACAAAACTGGAGGATTCAATCTGTACAATGCGAATATGACAGACAGAGATTACGATCCGTCAATCCAGAAAAAGAATACAAAGTTTAACCTGTACCTCGAAAGAGGTTTTCATGTGCAGGACAATATCTTTAATCAGAAAAACTGGATTCCGCTTGACAAATGGTTTGAGTCAAACCCCGGCGACAAAGAAAGGGCTGCCCTCTGCGGTGTAAAAGTTAACGGAGAAAAATAA
- the yicI gene encoding alpha-xylosidase, whose protein sequence is MKFTNGYWVVRDGFSANFAAQAYDVREQNGTLEVYAPVKVTKTRGDSLNATLLTVRYSSPMPNVIKVKVSHYEGSYDAGPYFELNSDSSFKPAISISEKEASITSGNLTANVCIADFWKVTYTNDKGRQLTKSESKSAAYMVKHSHPQEHMFYSDELPFMKDELSLGVGEYVYGLGERFGSFVKNGQTVDIWNADGGTASEQAYKNIPFYMTNRGYGVFVNNPGAVSFEVASEKVSRVQFSVPGESLEYYVIYGPEPKQILERYTALTGRPALPPKWTFGLWLSTSFTTSYDEKTVMHFIDGMFERKIPLSVFHFDCFWMKGFHWSDFIWDEETFPDPAGLIKRLHDRGLKVCVWINSYIAQRSYLFKEGMEKGYFIKKRDGSVWQTDLWQAGMAVVDFTNPDACKWYASKLRALLDMGVDCFKTDFGERIPEDGVYFNGADPVKMHNYYTFLYNKTVFNLLEEKYGKGNACLFARSATAGGQQFPVHWGGDCESTFESMAETLRGGLSLGLSGFGFWSHDIGGFEGNPPPAVFKRWLQFGLLSSHSRLHGSNSYRVPWSVDEESSEVAKKFAEIKIKMLPYILEAAEEANKTGVPVLRAMMLEFPEDPSCAQLDRQYMLGSKFLVAPVFSEDNKVSYYIPAGKWRHYIDGRELNLECGKWFTEEYDFMSLPLWERV, encoded by the coding sequence ATGAAATTTACTAACGGTTATTGGGTTGTTCGCGACGGATTTTCTGCAAACTTCGCGGCCCAGGCTTACGATGTGCGTGAACAGAACGGAACTCTCGAAGTTTATGCACCTGTTAAAGTGACAAAAACACGTGGCGACAGTCTTAACGCAACTCTTCTTACTGTGCGTTATTCTTCACCCATGCCCAATGTTATTAAAGTGAAGGTTTCTCATTATGAAGGCTCATACGATGCAGGTCCTTATTTTGAGCTGAATTCTGACTCTTCTTTCAAGCCCGCAATTTCTATTTCAGAAAAAGAGGCTTCAATTACTTCAGGCAATCTTACAGCAAACGTATGCATTGCTGACTTCTGGAAAGTAACTTACACAAACGACAAGGGACGCCAGCTTACAAAAAGTGAATCAAAGTCAGCGGCCTATATGGTAAAGCACTCACACCCGCAGGAACACATGTTCTACAGCGACGAGCTTCCTTTTATGAAAGACGAACTTTCACTTGGGGTCGGCGAATACGTTTACGGACTGGGAGAGAGGTTTGGCTCTTTTGTAAAAAACGGACAGACTGTTGACATTTGGAATGCAGACGGCGGAACAGCAAGCGAGCAGGCTTACAAGAATATTCCGTTCTACATGACAAACCGCGGATACGGCGTTTTTGTAAATAACCCGGGGGCTGTTTCTTTTGAAGTTGCCAGCGAAAAAGTTTCACGCGTTCAGTTCAGTGTTCCGGGAGAATCTCTTGAGTATTATGTAATTTACGGCCCTGAACCAAAACAGATTCTTGAACGCTACACGGCTCTTACGGGACGTCCGGCTCTTCCGCCAAAGTGGACGTTCGGTCTGTGGCTTTCTACTTCATTTACGACTTCCTACGATGAAAAAACAGTTATGCACTTCATAGACGGAATGTTTGAAAGAAAGATTCCGCTTTCTGTTTTCCACTTTGACTGTTTCTGGATGAAGGGATTCCACTGGAGCGACTTTATCTGGGATGAAGAAACTTTCCCCGATCCTGCAGGACTTATCAAGCGCCTTCATGACCGCGGACTCAAAGTATGTGTCTGGATTAACTCTTATATTGCACAGCGTTCTTATCTTTTTAAGGAAGGAATGGAAAAGGGATACTTTATCAAAAAGCGTGACGGTTCAGTCTGGCAGACAGATTTGTGGCAGGCTGGAATGGCCGTTGTTGACTTTACAAACCCCGATGCCTGCAAGTGGTATGCTTCAAAACTTCGCGCACTTCTGGACATGGGCGTTGACTGCTTTAAGACAGACTTCGGCGAGCGCATTCCCGAAGACGGTGTTTACTTTAACGGCGCCGATCCTGTAAAGATGCACAACTATTATACATTCCTTTACAATAAGACAGTATTCAATCTTCTTGAAGAAAAATACGGCAAAGGAAACGCATGTCTTTTTGCACGCTCAGCTACCGCCGGCGGACAGCAGTTCCCGGTACACTGGGGCGGTGACTGCGAGTCTACATTCGAGTCCATGGCCGAAACTCTGCGCGGCGGTCTTTCACTGGGACTGTCAGGCTTTGGTTTCTGGAGCCATGATATCGGCGGCTTTGAAGGAAACCCGCCGCCGGCTGTATTTAAGAGATGGCTTCAGTTTGGTCTTCTTTCATCACACAGCCGCCTGCACGGAAGCAATTCATACCGTGTGCCCTGGTCTGTTGACGAAGAGTCTTCTGAAGTTGCAAAGAAATTTGCCGAGATTAAAATAAAAATGCTCCCTTATATTCTTGAAGCCGCAGAGGAAGCAAACAAAACAGGTGTTCCTGTCCTTCGTGCAATGATGCTGGAATTCCCCGAAGATCCTTCTTGTGCACAGCTCGACAGACAGTATATGCTCGGAAGCAAATTCCTTGTAGCACCTGTTTTCTCAGAAGACAATAAGGTAAGCTATTATATTCCGGCAGGAAAATGGCGCCATTATATTGACGGACGGGAGCTTAATCTTGAATGCGGAAAATGGTTCACAGAAGAATATGACTTTATGAGCCTTCCGTTATGGGAGCGTGTATGA
- a CDS encoding glycoside hydrolase family 5 protein — protein MNTHKTLAVLLTAVSSLMLFSCGEPASLSGAAQADLADFDMTYTDKTAATVIKEMGNGTNLGNTMEAVWSSDLDGGMPKTSLRMMQGLKKAGFDSVRIPVAWSKGMQTESGSDYKIYTYFMNRVKEVVSYALAADLYVVLNVHWDNGWWKGFADSDMAVRKETMRRYEGLWTQIAQEFSDWPEKLILEGANEELGEFSCKGGSLTDDERYKVTNEINQKFVDIVRSSGTNNTGRVLLIAGYNTDITKTCDEGKARFKMPSDIHSADDARLMISVHYYTPWDYCGCNDPESPPYYGHNFETWGSEEDIAEMRRLFTMMKTNFSDKGYPVIIGEYEVIHWKNGSLKDRTMDFLGTVVSLSKELGFCSMLWDCNSWYNRTGLRWNFDELSAIYSR, from the coding sequence ATGAATACACACAAAACCCTGGCTGTTCTTCTTACGGCTGTTTCTTCATTAATGCTTTTCTCCTGCGGTGAACCCGCGTCGCTTTCAGGTGCTGCACAGGCAGATCTTGCAGACTTTGACATGACATACACAGACAAAACTGCCGCAACCGTAATCAAAGAAATGGGCAACGGCACAAATCTTGGCAATACGATGGAAGCGGTGTGGAGCAGCGACCTTGACGGCGGAATGCCCAAAACTTCACTTCGAATGATGCAGGGACTCAAAAAAGCCGGATTTGATTCAGTAAGAATTCCTGTTGCCTGGTCAAAGGGAATGCAGACAGAAAGCGGCAGCGACTACAAAATTTACACTTATTTTATGAACAGGGTAAAAGAAGTTGTTTCCTATGCACTTGCCGCCGATTTGTATGTTGTTCTGAACGTTCACTGGGATAACGGCTGGTGGAAAGGCTTTGCAGACAGCGATATGGCAGTAAGAAAAGAAACAATGCGCCGTTACGAAGGGCTCTGGACGCAGATTGCTCAGGAATTTTCTGACTGGCCCGAAAAACTCATTCTTGAAGGCGCCAACGAAGAACTGGGCGAATTTTCGTGCAAGGGCGGTTCTCTTACAGACGATGAACGCTATAAAGTTACAAACGAAATAAACCAAAAGTTTGTGGACATAGTGCGCTCTTCAGGCACAAACAATACAGGTCGTGTTCTTCTTATAGCAGGCTACAATACCGACATTACAAAAACCTGTGACGAAGGCAAAGCAAGATTCAAAATGCCCTCAGATATTCACAGCGCAGATGACGCAAGACTCATGATTTCTGTACATTATTATACACCCTGGGACTACTGCGGCTGCAATGACCCCGAAAGCCCTCCCTATTACGGCCATAACTTCGAAACCTGGGGAAGCGAAGAAGACATCGCAGAAATGCGCAGACTTTTTACAATGATGAAAACGAATTTTTCTGACAAAGGCTATCCCGTAATAATAGGCGAATACGAAGTAATCCACTGGAAAAACGGCTCTCTTAAAGACAGAACCATGGACTTTTTGGGAACAGTCGTGTCCCTTTCAAAAGAACTGGGCTTCTGTTCCATGCTCTGGGACTGCAACAGCTGGTATAACCGTACCGGACTCCGGTGGAATTTTGACGAACTTTCGGCCATTTACTCCCGGTAA
- a CDS encoding glycoside hydrolase family 5 protein translates to MKRILRNTAAVCAVFAAAMLCLPSCESSPSGETLDTSELTEIVTFDSVNFANVKSGDTITVTTVAGKGLFQTSAPSSAVLLLSTKGTSGTALSGGTWSANATALKRGASLKSGTQTTVYTLSEENAALVKKSGLSVWAGGATITAVKNSSASATVSSSVNKTDSAKKYFSDNLSAGWNLGNDLDTSNSTSNCSSYSPWCGVKSTKQMFANVKRAGFDFIRIPITWKDHYNTSTGKINEQWMAYAKEVVQNAVDAGFVAVINLHHDGADNNSWLNVSKADDGRDEYLEVTSQFTDFWSQISYAFRDFGSNLMFESLNEIHDGGWGWGINLKDDGLNYAILNRWSQAFCTVVRSGWGNNSYRYLAFNGYCSNPDLTVDAFEFPKDSSASDGINRFALSFHYYQPVSFGINAEIKKWGSDYGNVPKGECDSWGQEKTMDETFAKVAKKFTDCAIYVGEYGATYNGTKYSDYQRYYDEYLVKSARKNGMLCVAWDNNAGCTGKESFGLIDRSTGNVRSNYSAIVEAIMRASKASSDYEITDPSEK, encoded by the coding sequence ATGAAAAGAATACTTAGAAATACCGCGGCCGTCTGTGCCGTTTTTGCAGCAGCCATGCTTTGTCTGCCTTCATGCGAATCTTCTCCTTCAGGAGAAACTCTGGACACAAGTGAGTTGACAGAAATCGTAACTTTTGACAGCGTAAACTTTGCCAATGTAAAATCGGGCGATACAATTACGGTAACAACTGTTGCGGGAAAGGGGCTTTTCCAGACATCTGCGCCTTCAAGTGCAGTTCTGTTGCTTTCTACAAAAGGAACGTCAGGTACAGCACTTTCTGGCGGAACGTGGTCGGCTAATGCAACAGCCCTGAAAAGAGGTGCTTCCCTTAAGTCGGGCACGCAGACTACGGTATACACACTTTCTGAAGAAAACGCCGCCCTCGTGAAAAAAAGCGGCCTTTCGGTGTGGGCAGGCGGTGCAACAATTACCGCTGTAAAGAATTCCAGTGCTTCTGCCACAGTTTCGTCTTCTGTAAACAAAACTGACAGTGCAAAAAAATATTTTAGCGACAACCTTTCTGCCGGCTGGAATCTTGGCAATGACCTTGACACTTCCAACAGTACTTCAAACTGCAGCTCATATTCCCCATGGTGTGGGGTAAAGTCAACAAAGCAGATGTTTGCAAACGTCAAGAGAGCAGGCTTTGACTTTATAAGAATCCCCATCACATGGAAAGACCATTACAATACTTCTACAGGAAAAATAAACGAACAGTGGATGGCTTACGCAAAAGAAGTTGTTCAGAATGCGGTGGATGCAGGTTTTGTTGCCGTAATCAACCTTCACCACGACGGTGCCGACAACAACAGCTGGCTTAACGTTTCAAAAGCAGACGACGGCCGTGACGAATATCTTGAAGTAACATCTCAGTTCACCGACTTTTGGAGCCAGATTTCCTATGCATTCCGCGACTTTGGCAGTAACCTTATGTTCGAGTCCCTTAACGAAATTCATGATGGTGGCTGGGGTTGGGGAATAAACCTCAAGGACGACGGTCTCAACTACGCAATTCTTAACCGCTGGAGTCAGGCTTTCTGTACAGTAGTGCGTTCCGGCTGGGGCAACAACAGCTACCGCTATCTTGCATTCAACGGCTACTGCTCAAACCCCGACCTTACAGTAGATGCCTTTGAGTTCCCCAAAGACAGTTCTGCTTCTGACGGAATAAACCGCTTTGCACTTTCGTTCCACTACTACCAGCCTGTTTCTTTTGGAATCAACGCAGAAATAAAAAAGTGGGGCAGTGACTACGGTAACGTTCCTAAAGGTGAATGTGACAGCTGGGGTCAGGAAAAAACAATGGACGAAACCTTTGCAAAAGTTGCCAAAAAGTTTACCGACTGCGCAATTTATGTAGGTGAATACGGCGCAACCTATAACGGAACAAAATACAGCGACTACCAGAGATACTACGATGAATATCTTGTAAAATCAGCAAGAAAAAACGGAATGCTCTGTGTTGCCTGGGACAATAACGCCGGCTGTACAGGAAAAGAAAGTTTCGGCCTTATTGACCGTTCTACAGGAAATGTCCGTAGCAATTATTCAGCCATTGTAGAAGCTATTATGCGCGCTTCAAAAGCTTCTTCTGACTACGAAATTACTGACCCATCAGAAAAATAA